GGCAGCGCTCTTATTACCTGGGGAGAGACAAGGGTTCTGTGTTCCGCGACCGTGGAATACAGGGTTCCGTTTTTCCTTACCGGCAAGGGTACAGGCTGGGTTACCGCTGAATACGGAATGCTTCCAGGCAGCGGCAACAGGAGGATAAGAAGAGAACGCAGCGGTGCGAAGGGACGGACACAGGAAATTCAGAGGCTTATAGGAAGAAGCCTGAGGCAGGCTGTTTTCCTCGATAAAATGGGTGAGCGGACAATAACGATAGACTGCGATGTTCTTGTTGCCGACGGAGGAACAAGAGTGGCATCCATAGTAGGTGGTGCCGTTGCGCTGAGACTCGCGATCAAAAGACAGATCGTGGAGAGGAAGATGAAGGAGGACCCGTTCAAGGGTTATGTAAGCGCCATCAGTCTCGGCGTTGTCGGTGAAGATATTCTTCTAGATCTGTGCTACGATGAGGATTCCAGCGCCATCATGGATATGAATGTGGTTGCCAGCGAATCGGGTGAACTGGTTGAGCTTCAGGCTACAGCTGAGGGAGGGACAGTTCCCCTTGATACGGTCAATATAATGACAGAGAAAGCTATAAGCGCTATCGGGGAGATGATCATTCCGCTTCAGAGAGAGGCTACAGCGGAATGAAACGCATTGTTCTTGCTTCTGGAAACCCGGATAAGCTCACAGAATTGAGATATCTTCTTAAAGACCTCGAAATCGAAGTGATTTCTGTATGCGATCTGATTCCGGGCTGGTCCATCGAGGAGACAGGCGCAACCCTCGAGGAGAACGCCTATCTCAAGGCCAGGGATGTAGCTGAGAGGACTCAATTGCCTGCAATTGGAGATGATACGGGTCTTTTTGTAGATGTACTCGGTGGAGCTCCGGGCATCTACGCCGCCAGATTCGCAGGATCCGACTGTTCGTACAAGGACAATATCAACAAACTTTTACAAACAATGCTCTGCGAAGAGAACAGGAGAGCGTCTTTCAGGACTTCCGCTGTCTTCGTGTCATCCGAGATGGAGTTCAGTGTTGCGGGTGAGGTTACCGGTGTGATAATAAAGGAACCTGATGGAGAAGAAGGATTTGGCTACGATCCGGTTTTTCTGCCGGATGGCATTGACCATACGTTCGCAAGATGCACACCCGAAGAAAAACACCGCATAAGCCACAGAGCCCGCGCTATGCTGAAACT
The DNA window shown above is from Candidatus Aegiribacteria sp. and carries:
- the rph gene encoding ribonuclease PH, producing MRVDGREKDELREIEIETGYQPLPDGSALITWGETRVLCSATVEYRVPFFLTGKGTGWVTAEYGMLPGSGNRRIRRERSGAKGRTQEIQRLIGRSLRQAVFLDKMGERTITIDCDVLVADGGTRVASIVGGAVALRLAIKRQIVERKMKEDPFKGYVSAISLGVVGEDILLDLCYDEDSSAIMDMNVVASESGELVELQATAEGGTVPLDTVNIMTEKAISAIGEMIIPLQREATAE
- the rdgB gene encoding RdgB/HAM1 family non-canonical purine NTP pyrophosphatase; this translates as MKRIVLASGNPDKLTELRYLLKDLEIEVISVCDLIPGWSIEETGATLEENAYLKARDVAERTQLPAIGDDTGLFVDVLGGAPGIYAARFAGSDCSYKDNINKLLQTMLCEENRRASFRTSAVFVSSEMEFSVAGEVTGVIIKEPDGEEGFGYDPVFLPDGIDHTFARCTPEEKHRISHRARAMLKL